In the Epinephelus lanceolatus isolate andai-2023 chromosome 6, ASM4190304v1, whole genome shotgun sequence genome, one interval contains:
- the LOC144463718 gene encoding E3 SUMO-protein ligase ZBED1-like: MSNVWDHFDRKNDEVICKICSATLKYSSSTSTMQYHLQSKHPQASDDGGLQPTLLSMIAGRRCDARWSEQITQKICSMVENNILPISVVSGEGFQELLGYIEPNYQIPSRPTITHRLETRYEERKKELKAQLASTKFMALTTDCWTALTTERYVTITCHYIDEDWKVKSAVLLTQSMPSRHTADNLAAKLNDAVETWGLSGKVSACVHDNARNIVAANSPGRVNWDSVSCFAHRLQLAVNDGFNIFVHRVIVAAGRLVRHFNHSTPACKALEAKQDQMQLPKHKLIQSCKTRWNSVCDMFARLLEQQWAVTAVLSDRTVTKLQEARTLEIRDEYWQIMEETVPVLETLKCATTIMSTEKEVSVSNIYPITFSLLNKHLTRAEDDGQRVREFKVKVRQSLCDRMGVDTEELVAKPALIACVLDPRHKHLRFFSPREKEAAKAKLLEICATMETGGASGEDAEKAVSAAQAGIRCRPGSAMMLLLGDDYSTPKQGDDPKAAVDTYMRDNLPSLDTNPLDWWKIQQTCFPRLATLARRYLCVPGTSVPSERVFSAAGLTVNRLRTRLTPEHVDMLLFLNQNL, encoded by the exons ATGAGTAATGTGTGGGACCATTTTGACCGAAAGAATGATGAGGTTATTTGCAAAATATGCAGTGCAACACTGAAATATAGCAGTAGTACGAGCACAATGCAATACCACTTGCAAAGCAAACATCCACAAGCATCAGATGATGGAGGACTACAGCCAACTTTGCTCTCCATGATAGCGGGGAGAAGATGCGATGCGCGGTGGTCTGAGCAGATAACTCAGAAAATTTGTTCGATGGTGGAGAACAACATTTTGCCTATCAGCGTGGTCAGTGGCGAGGGTTTTCAGGAGCTACTGGGCTATATCGAGCCTAATTACCAAATCCCATCAAGGCCGACCATTACCCATCGACTTGAAACCCGTtatgaagagagaaaaaaagaacttaAAGCACAGCTTGCAAGCACAAAGTTCATGGCTCTTACAACCGACTGCTGGACCGCGCTCACAACGGAGAGATATGTGACAATTACATGTCACTATATCGATGAGGATTGGAAAGTTAAATCTGCCGTCCTGCTAACACAGAGTATGCCAAGCAGACACACAGCTGACAACCTCGCAGCTAAACTAAATGATGCGGTGGAGACATGGGGACTCAGTGGGAAAGTGTCTGCATGCGTCCACGATAACGCACGCAACATTGTGGCTGCCAACTCTCCGGGACGGGTGAACTGGGACTCAGTCTCCTGTTTTGCGCATAGACTGCAGCTGGCGGTAAATGATGGATTCAACATTTTTGTGCATCGTGTTATTGTTGCAGCTGGGCGGCTTGTCAGACACTTCAACCACAGCACTCCTGCATGCAAAGCACTGGAGGCCAAACAAGACCAAATGCAGCTTCCAAAACACAAACTTATCCAGTCGtgtaaaacaagatggaacTCGGTGTGTGACATGTTCGCAAGACTCCTGGAACAACAGTGGGCAGTTACAGCTGTTCTGTCCGACCGAACAGTTACAAAACTGCAAGAAGCCAGAACCCTTGAGATCCGAGACGAGTACTGGCAGATAATGGAGGAGACTGTGCCGGTGTTGGAGACGTTAAAATGTGCGACCACCATCATGTCCACAGAAAAGGAGGTGTCAGTTTCCAACATTTATCCCATCACCTTCAGCTTGCTAAACAAACACCTGACGAGAGCTGAAGATGACGgccagagagtgagagagtttAAGGTGAAGGTCCGGCAGTCATTGTGTGACCGGATGGGG GTTGATACGGAGGAGTTGGTGGCCAAGCCAGCGCTGATCGCCTGTGTCCTGGACCCACGCCATAAACATCTCAGGTTTTTTTCACCAAGGGAGAAAGAAGCCGCAAAAGCAAAACTACTGGAAATCTGTGCTACTATGGAA ACAGGTGGTGCTTCGGGTGAGGATGCGGAGAAAGCGGTGTCTGCTGCCCAGGCTGGAATCCGGTGCCGCCCAGGCAGTGCCATGATGTTGCTCCTGGGAGATGACTACAGCACCCCTAAACAAGGTGATGATCCAAAGGCAGCGGTGGACACCTATATGAGAGACAATCTACCCTCACTGGATACTAATCCTCTTGATTGGTGGAAAATTCAACAAACGTGCTTCCCGAGGCTGGCCACTCTAGCGAGGCGCTACCTCTGTGTTCCCGGGACATCTGTGCCGTCTGAGCGGGTGTTCTCCGCTGCGGGTCTCACAGTGAACAGACTGCGCACCAGGCTAACTCCGGAGCATGTTGACATGTTGCTTTTTCTTAATCAAAACCTGTGA